CTTGGCAATGAGGACGTTACATAAGACagtaatattattatacttGGAAATGAGAACAAAAGTACATTTCACATGCATGAGGTAAAATGAAAATCACCTGCATGGCTTCCAAGAGCTTCCTCTTTTTACGGGACATCATAATTTTACCCATGTCATCACCAGGATTTTCCTCAACATTGGTAGCTGATACTCCAGTCTGCACCGCTTCAGAAGTTTCTTTAGAACCTGCTGAAGTGAATGTAACACCTTTAAGTTCTTTTTTCAAATCATCGTGGTATTGCCGCTCCAGAATCATCATCTGCATTGCATtcattcaaatttgaaatactTCAGTGTCATCAGTAAACTAAAAAGGACCACCTCCACTCATGCCATTGTTATGATACCATGCAACCCTTTTTTTCTCAGAACATGCATACCTTTTGCTTTCTTTGAGCTGCTTCATTAGCCTCCGCTCGGCCAATAATACCTTCAACCAGAAGATTTTGAGGATCTTCCAGATCTTCATTCCCAACACCCGGAAGTGGAACGACTTCCTTTCTAGCAGCAGCTTGCAACTGTTTAATGGTTTTTGCATAATCTGGAATGTATGCTCCTTCTtcatcataattaataaaaggtgACAAGTGTGGTGGAGGAATCCTGTTAACAAAAGAAACATATTAGCcatgaaagttaaaaaaacaaaataggaTTTCTTTAGCATACatatagttttctttaaatttaacacACGTTTGTAGAAGTGTGTGAAATTTTCTAAACTGTTCCCTTGGGTTAATGTGTggaactaattttatattttgcataaACCCAGCAGATATGGCCTTGCggcttcaatattaattaatttggacTCATATCAAATGagaattaattttacaaaaactacaaaaaaacaGCCCTATCATTTTAATACAACTCACTCTTTCATTGAATACAATAAGTTATTTATCCAAGTTCCGACATCACATCAAATAAGAATTAACATAATAGATCACTTGTCTAACTTAATATTAACACTTTCTTttggtaataaaaaaaaaacactacatAGCTAAGCTAAGCCCAACTTCCGACTAAAAGCAATCAGCGCTTGATCGGACAATTCTTGCTAAAATGATCCCATATCTGATTTGTAGACACCCACCCAGGAAGAACATTAGTCAGAGAGTTATCATCCTGAGAAATATGCATCAAAGTACAACTCTAGTCTCTAAACATGAGATCTTTGACACTTAATTTTCTACTTAAGCAAAATATAAgtcaaataataaacataatactAGCATATAGACACTCCAACAAgctataaaattcatttttcatcaTATTCCTAGTAAATAAAGGCTAAATTACAATCCTACCCATAATTTCTTCTAGCAGAAGAGTAATTTCGAAACTTCAATGCAACTATTCACTCCTAATTATGTTAGGACTCATCTATTTACAGAGAGCAAAACACTAAAATTTGCATGATGCACGAGGTTTATGGCAGAACATAGGGAGTGTGCCTGCACATTAGAAAGACGCCTATGTGgtttctatctttttcaaatttagataaacattttaattagtATCAAATTCATCAGACAAAATTAATAGATGAATGCCTTATAGATAGACATTCCGCAGAAAGATATCATGAGCCCTTGCAGACAAACTAAATTTACGGAAACTGATAAAATAGCACATTTTTACCAAGACCACTACTACAAACAATAAGGGTTCTACAATGGACCCaaaaaaaataagatgcatAGATTATGCAACTTCTATTACTGAAGCATAAAGACACAGAAACTAGTTTTCTGATGggtaataatagttttataagAAACAAATATGGATTAGAAGAAATTACCTTCCCACCAAATAATTATCAGTTGGCAAAATAATCCGTGCATTCACACAGTCAAATACCCACTGTGGTTGAACGTAATCTCTTGAGAGGAACCTATGTCCTTGTGCTTCCCTGTCAACAATCTAAACATATGAAAGTAGTAGCTTAGCAAACCTAAAATGAGAAAGTCAATAGATGTAAAATAAACAGACACCTAAAGATGGCATGCTTAGTCACAAACCTGATGAGTGATGCTCTGATCAGATTCCCCAAAGGGTGCCCCTTCTCCCTCCCAAGAAACTATGCCCCCAAAAGCAGGAATAACAAAAAGCAATGATTCCCTTGGTACCTGAATAATTAGACCAAAAAAAATGCAGGCAACgtcaaaatcaaacaaccacAAGGAAACTTCCAAAAACTCAAaccaaaagttaaaaaacaagCCATCTCGAACCAAAGTTGAATACGATGTATTGTGCTATATGCATATACACGGATCATATGAGATCAATCTAAACAATATCACAATAAGcagaaatattatataaattgtcCACGAAGCAACACAGCACacaaatttacaatttaaatcaTAACATATGCCGAAGTATTTGAGAAATAGCTCCTTTGTTTCCTGCAAAAGTAAAGCCATTAATTTAAGAGAACTTTTCTTTTGGTAAGTTTAGGAGACAGGAAACGCTTTAACAAGGGTTTACAATGGGTACCAACATAAAACTTTCCTCCACCGGAAGTCCACAAGAACCAAACCAAAGACCTTGAGAACAATATTTCAATCTTAAAGATTGAGGCAGTTTGAGCCAACAACCTTTACTATCCTATTAAAGACGATATTTACCCATCATCCACTTGcatctaacaaaaaaaaaaatatcaattttaagacAAACTTCTACATAATCAGGCAATATTCCCCAACTGTTTTACTCAAAAGTGAATATATGCATGTGTGTGTCTAAATGTGATTCAGTAGTACTATGAGCACAAATTCCCAGCTATTGACCGAATGTACATTTAAATAGTGGTGcaaaaaacatcaaaagatCTTACCTCCCTGCTTAGGAAGAATTTCACatttttaaagagatttttaCATTCTTTTGTATCAAGATCCTCGTCATCTTCACCAGTAACTTCCTCAACAAGGTGCATTAGTGCACCAGGTTCATTAGAAGGAAGTTGATGCTGAAGTTGTGCAAGTCTTAGTTCCGATGTTTCATTTCCAGACTCTGCCTCTCTTTGCTTGGTCTCCAATTGCTCTGATTCAACTTGAGAAGTTTCAGAATTCACTACAGAAAGTCCAGTATTGGTACTGACATACCTTGACAGAGCATATAGATCTGCATGATTTGAAGAGAAATGTAATTACCAGATACAAGTAATTTCCATAATTCCATTTAAGTTGAGAAAAATGGTACCTGCAGCCAGAGCTTCCAGCCGAGGATCAAGTATTGGTGGATACTTCAAATTTATAGAATGATAGAGGCGAAAATTGACAAAACTAAGAAGAGGCTGCATCAATATATAAGATTAAGAAATTAATCAAAGCCAGTATACCAAATATAAGGATAAATATAAAGGATCAGAAGCATGTCCAGATagctaaattaaattttggttaGGGCATGTTCCTGACTGGCACAACACCAGAGAACTTatctaaattaaacattatatgattaaatatacaGACCTTTAATCCTGTTAATCAGGATGACTAAGGCCGACaacttggaagaaaaaaaaataagtaaacaaGAATATATATAACCAACCTCGTATAATTGCAGAAAGTTTAGCATGGTAACGATGTCAACATCATCAGATACAACCTGTTGTAGTGAATGAGGAGTTAACCATGTTATCATCTGACCCTCGACCTCAGCCTGCACAAACAACATAATCAATCCATTACATACAATTAAGATTACTGAACATTAATAAATGTCAAAATCAGTACCTGGTAGTATATGCCTTTCACAGATACAAATGTCTTTCTTAACTTATGAGTCCGAGATATGAATGCTTGCCATTCATGTGCCAATCTGCAAAAACAGTAAACAATGAGAATAAACACAGAAGATAAAAATCACATTGTAAGCATCAAATGCAAGAAAACACCCATGGCCTTTAGCGAATACTATTCCTTGTATCTTAACTGCCTATtttcaaaggaaaaataaatccACAGGTTGATTTCCTCATTACATATTAATCCCATGCTTTCAATATTCCAAGTATGTACCTTCGACATTTATGGACACACTCCACATCTATTTTTTTACTCTCAGATGCAGGTAATGCTGCAAAAAGGTGCACCATTGTAAGGCAGTCATCCAATTCTCCAAGTGCATCCACAAACCTTGGGTACCTAAAATtccaacaaaaattaattaagtaggACATTCATCACCACTTACAATACACAAATtgaaattaacaaaatcaaacaaaccTCTGCCGTATAATCCTATCTATCTTGGGTTTGGGTGTTTTCTCCCGAAGCCTGTTTGCACGTTCATGGTTCTTCTTTGCCTCcgctttctttatttttctctcatgcACTCTTATAGCTCTATGAATTTCAACCAAAGGTTCGTGATGGAGGAAGGAAATATCCTTCACATGGTAATAAGTCTGATGAGTTCCCTTGAACTTTTTCTTAGGTTCGCGGGGAGTTACACCTTTCAAAATACACAGTTTCCTAAAATTCACAGAAACCAGTATAAGAATCAAAATCTTAATCAAATCTTTTGCAAAATGTTTCAGTCCCTAAAGATGCAAATTCCAATGATATCAGATCAGTAACGATAGAAGATATAAATGATTCAGCCATGTAATTTTCATCCCAAAGGCACCCTCCTTCTCCTCTAAACCATTAAAGGATAAAGTTGATCCAACAAGAGCACCTTAAACTAATGTAGACATGAGCGTGTTTTCCTTTCTGTATAGTACCTGAAAAGGGGTAGACTGATTTGAAGCTGCTTGAGTGCCTGTGACCTAATGACAAACTTAGCAGCGtttccttcctttttcttccccTACAACAAAACAACAGCAATAAgctctttaaaataataacaacaaggATGTTAATTTCAAGGTATCTGAAAGGATTCGCGGGGAAAAAAACTTGGGAATATCACATCCTTGAGTTGGGTACAGCTTTTGAATAACATTTTCATGAATTGTTGACTCttgaaaatatgaaatgttCATGATTCCCTTCTTATTCTTATGGAAAAATGgtatatgtattatatttttcagGGAATGAAAGTTATTTTGTACAGAAACTATATATTACCACTCATTCGTAGAAATATGACTCCTTATGTTACACCTTGAAACAAAGGTCTCTCTTAACcaggaaaattttatttttttacacaaaTTGGTTACTGTAAATGAATGGCTACAACTAAAATATTACGGATTTCAAATTCACTCATACTCAACCAACAATCACTACATCGATACCATcgaaaaagaagacaaaaacaCAAGCCATGAATCAAATTATGAAGCAAACTACGAAAGTTTACATAAAAGGTAAAAGAACGCATTTGATGAAGGCGCAAACAAAGAGAGAAGGCGAAAAGCGCAAGCACTACTCACCGGGGGTCTGTAGTGCTTCACCATTGTCGCAGCTGCTGCAGTTGTGTTGTGGGAGGAGCTGATGCCGCACACAATCTTAAGAGTTAGGGTTTAAcgaataaatatatgaaatatacaaatataatataattataactttaaataaatatttgtttctcgcatatattttattgtaattaaattctataaaaaatacttatttgttagcatataaaataaaatttaggtttatgaataaagatttatattttgatattagaatcctttaattgttaataatttaattagaagtGTAAAAATTATTCTAAGAAATAAACCGcgaacaatttaaaaataaatatataagtaaagataaaaaaaaaaggtgattttgtcattattatttttttaatattattgtttatcaacctttttccataaaatcttttatgaagaaaaaatagaagacTAAAcgagttaaaataaaaaaattagaaaaattacacaaaacgttttttacaaattaaatttatttaattttttttcctctgcCAAAGTTTGTATGTACAAGCGGCTAAATCAAGACAGGTATTAAGCCATGGACAAAATATTATGTTTACCGAATAAAATTGCAGTTAAAAACTAGTCATCAAAAATTAGGTAATTCTACATTAAATTTGAGTAATATACCGGTTTTTATTCACAAGTGAACTTcttgttttttaaatgaatttaaaaattatctaactttaatttaatcattcaaattattttaataaatttttaaaaacttaatttattatttcaatcaatattttgtaataaaaatatttcaaatccttttttagaaaaaatgtattctttaaattattgatCCAACcgaaatataaatttacttttttttcaaatttgaaattaatatcaattaactACAAGAATATTTGTCATACtacataaaaatatagttgaattcagataaaaataaaaacaaatgttaaTAAACTAGTTAATAACTAACAACTTTTAAATTGTAAGTTTTGaaccaataaattaatttgttaaattaaaagtttttgataaaattaatttacaaactaGATCATAAACGAAATGTggtataattatataatttttatagtataaataaaatagtattttcttaaataaaattatatcattgtataattgtaattttagatattttacacattaattaacttattattaaaaagtttagtgtttctatttatttttaaagagttatgtttttatatatttcatttcgagataagtaattttatttaaattatttaaactactaattataaattaaattcaatttttactttaaGTTAATATTACATTAAGTTTGTAttgcaatttttattatatatatttttttccagctaataaaatattagttactTATCTTTCTTAATTTAAACCATATAACTATTTCAAAAGTAAAGgaataaatgttataaataatgtaacaactaaaataaacatttcatatttttaattatatttttaaagtaactataaaaaataataggtatacaatcataaaagtataataagTTAAATAACTTACAAACTATTTCTAATAGGTTATATTTtagaagttattatttttattatatatattttttccagCTAATAAAGTATTAGTTACTTATCTTTTTTAGTTCAAACCATATAACTATTTCAAAAGTAAACgaataaatgttataaataatgtaacattaaaataaatatttaatatttttaattatatttttaaagtaactataaaaaataataggtataaaaacataaaaataataataaattaaataacttacaaactatttataataggttatattttacaatttattatttttatgatgaattactttaaattatcttaggaaacacatttttttaatggtgTGAAACCAActtaaattagttaataaatgttattaaaatataaataaattttataaaatttaaaaaacgatTTATATGTTAacaatatttgtatataaaatttaatattgtatattgTATATTTAGATTGAATACAACTTATAACTAAAAAACAATGGATTAAATAAGAgggaattaaaatataagttagaAGATGGGAGTGGGGCTGCGtatagaaaaaagagaaaaaaaaattaaatctttttctACGACTATAAACtactaaatagaaaaaaatatttaaaaaatataactaaatgaAAAAACTTGAATTTATCATCCAGATAATTTTCCGACGCCTTAAAATATACGGTCCTGTCTTAAATAGTACTTTTACATGAATACGTTTTTCTTAGTTTTCATCATTCGACTCTGATCTTGGCTACGCGAGTCCCACACTTTTGGTTTTCTTGTAGATAAAGAATTTCTTTAATCCATTTTCAATATTgtaagtgaaataaaataacgTTCTTAAACATCATAACAACGTAAGGTTTGTAAAAATTTGAATGTTCAACCCTTCGCACAacttgacaagtgaaaacattGGCAGAAGAGGAAGAGCAATATCcaaatatttgaagaatatatataatctaa
This genomic interval from Vigna radiata var. radiata cultivar VC1973A chromosome 8, Vradiata_ver6, whole genome shotgun sequence contains the following:
- the LOC106771871 gene encoding pescadillo homolog, producing MVKHYRPPGKKKEGNAAKFVIRSQALKQLQISLPLFRKLCILKGVTPREPKKKFKGTHQTYYHVKDISFLHHEPLVEIHRAIRVHERKIKKAEAKKNHERANRLREKTPKPKIDRIIRQRYPRFVDALGELDDCLTMVHLFAALPASESKKIDVECVHKCRRLAHEWQAFISRTHKLRKTFVSVKGIYYQAEVEGQMITWLTPHSLQQVVSDDVDIVTMLNFLQLYEPLLSFVNFRLYHSINLKYPPILDPRLEALAADLYALSRYVSTNTGLSVVNSETSQVESEQLETKQREAESGNETSELRLAQLQHQLPSNEPGALMHLVEEVTGEDDEDLDTKECKNLFKNVKFFLSREVPRESLLFVIPAFGGIVSWEGEGAPFGESDQSITHQIVDREAQGHRFLSRDYVQPQWVFDCVNARIILPTDNYLVGRIPPPHLSPFINYDEEGAYIPDYAKTIKQLQAAARKEVVPLPGVGNEDLEDPQNLLVEGIIGRAEANEAAQRKQKMMILERQYHDDLKKELKGVTFTSAGSKETSEAVQTGVSATNVEENPGDDMGKIMMSRKKRKLLEAMQISNKRKQAQIDIIKHRKKKIDEAQS